Proteins from a single region of Chryseobacterium scophthalmum:
- a CDS encoding CDP-alcohol phosphatidyltransferase family protein, with product MNFIKNNLANAITLGNLFSGCVGAVHLILGDYQTTAICIILSLILDFFDGFVARALKANSNLGTQLDSLADMVSFGFIPGLTMFKMLEPFGNELFGLQLPFEIKYFGFLITLFSCLRLAIFNLDEEQKYYFKGLNTPSNTILIFGLFYAFKETQSFSFLLENALFLLIFTVISSWILISPIKMIAMKFKSMKLQDNYPKLALLIGSILILAIFKIVGIPMVILYYIFISIIFQKQLN from the coding sequence AACCTTTTTTCGGGTTGCGTTGGTGCTGTACATTTGATTTTAGGTGATTACCAAACAACTGCGATTTGTATCATTCTATCGTTGATTTTAGATTTTTTCGATGGTTTTGTGGCAAGAGCCTTAAAAGCCAATTCGAATTTGGGAACCCAGCTAGATTCTTTGGCAGATATGGTAAGTTTCGGTTTTATCCCGGGATTGACGATGTTTAAAATGTTGGAACCGTTCGGAAATGAACTTTTCGGATTACAGCTTCCTTTTGAAATTAAATATTTTGGATTTTTAATAACGCTTTTCTCTTGTTTGAGATTAGCAATTTTTAACCTTGACGAAGAGCAGAAATATTATTTTAAAGGTTTAAATACTCCTTCAAATACGATTTTGATTTTTGGATTATTTTATGCTTTCAAAGAAACCCAAAGCTTTAGTTTCCTTCTTGAAAATGCATTATTTTTATTGATCTTCACTGTAATTTCTTCTTGGATCCTTATCAGTCCTATTAAAATGATTGCCATGAAATTCAAATCGATGAAACTACAGGATAATTATCCGAAATTAGCTTTATTAATTGGCTCAATTCTTATTTTAGCGATATTTAAAATTGTCGGAATCCCGATGGTTATTCTTTATTATATTTTTATTTCAATTATATTTCAAAAACAGCTGAATTAA
- a CDS encoding 3'-5' exonuclease, producing the protein MNLKLHKPLCVFDLETTGTNVGKDRIVEICILKVNPDSSRESKTWRVNPEMPIPVSSSEIHGIYDEDIKDAPTFKEIAPKIVEMISGSDLGGFNSNRFDVPLLAEELLRAEFDFDLNKFKLVDAQTIFHKKEPRNLGAAYQFYCGKTLENAHSAEADVLATFEVLDAQVGKYDDLPNEVAELSEFSTQNKFADLAGMIHYNAKDQEIFAFGKYKGQVVKEVFQKDLGYFGWLQNADFPLYTKKVFTKIQLSSKF; encoded by the coding sequence ATGAACTTAAAACTGCATAAACCACTTTGTGTATTTGATCTTGAAACAACAGGAACCAACGTTGGTAAAGACCGAATTGTTGAAATTTGTATTTTAAAAGTAAATCCCGATTCTTCAAGAGAAAGCAAAACATGGAGAGTAAATCCTGAAATGCCGATCCCTGTTTCGTCAAGTGAGATCCACGGAATTTATGATGAAGACATCAAAGACGCACCAACTTTCAAAGAAATTGCCCCAAAAATTGTTGAGATGATTTCCGGATCTGATTTGGGAGGTTTTAACTCGAACCGTTTCGATGTTCCTTTGTTGGCTGAAGAATTACTTCGTGCAGAATTTGATTTTGACTTAAACAAATTCAAATTAGTCGATGCACAAACTATTTTCCATAAAAAAGAACCAAGAAATTTGGGTGCTGCTTATCAGTTTTACTGTGGAAAAACTTTAGAAAACGCCCATTCTGCGGAAGCTGATGTTTTGGCAACGTTCGAAGTTTTGGACGCACAAGTTGGAAAATATGATGATCTTCCTAATGAAGTTGCCGAACTCAGTGAGTTTTCTACTCAGAATAAATTTGCAGATTTAGCAGGAATGATTCATTACAATGCAAAAGATCAGGAAATTTTTGCTTTCGGAAAATACAAAGGTCAAGTTGTAAAAGAAGTTTTCCAAAAAGATCTGGGATATTTCGGATGGTTGCAAAACGCTGATTTCCCTTTGTATACCAAGAAAGTTTTTACTAAAATTCAGCTTTCAAGTAAATTTTAA
- a CDS encoding putative signal transducing protein, whose product MSNLVKFKFYETALEANRDKQILAESNINSFIANEQLIQSDWLLSQAVGGIQLQVFEDDFESAEKILADYKENEKFALEVEHTIEHPKFDFVCPKCGSNHIYKDDRSTSFFGISLLSSDRYVCYYCENEFTH is encoded by the coding sequence ATGAGCAACTTAGTTAAGTTTAAATTTTACGAAACTGCACTTGAAGCCAATCGAGACAAGCAGATTCTTGCCGAGAGCAACATCAACAGTTTTATTGCAAACGAACAACTGATACAATCAGACTGGCTGCTTTCACAAGCTGTTGGTGGAATTCAGTTACAGGTTTTTGAAGATGATTTTGAAAGCGCCGAAAAAATCTTAGCTGATTATAAAGAAAACGAAAAGTTTGCCCTTGAAGTAGAGCATACGATTGAACACCCGAAGTTTGATTTTGTCTGCCCTAAATGTGGTTCAAATCACATCTACAAAGACGACAGATCGACGAGCTTTTTTGGAATTTCTTTGCTTTCGAGTGATAGATATGTGTGTTACTATTGTGAGAATGAGTTTACGCATTAA
- a CDS encoding fumarylacetoacetate hydrolase family protein — MKIICIGRNYSEHAKELGNAIPDQPVIFMKPDTAVLKGNDFYIPEFSNDVHYELEVVVKISKGGKYIQKETANKHYEEIGLGIDFTARDLQSDLKSKGLPWELAKGFDGSAVVSNFFKKENYNLESLNFSLLKNKEKVQKGNSKDMIFSIDDIIAFVSQYFTLRVGDLIFTGTPEGVGKVSENDVLEAYLEDEKILDIRIM; from the coding sequence ATGAAGATAATCTGCATAGGAAGAAATTACAGCGAACACGCAAAAGAACTGGGAAATGCTATTCCCGATCAACCTGTGATTTTTATGAAACCCGACACCGCGGTTTTAAAAGGAAATGATTTTTACATCCCTGAATTCTCCAACGATGTACATTACGAATTGGAAGTGGTGGTAAAGATATCAAAAGGCGGAAAATACATCCAAAAAGAAACCGCCAATAAACATTACGAAGAGATTGGTTTGGGAATCGATTTTACTGCGAGAGACCTTCAAAGTGACCTAAAATCTAAAGGTCTTCCGTGGGAACTGGCAAAAGGTTTTGATGGTTCTGCAGTGGTGAGCAATTTCTTTAAAAAAGAAAATTATAATCTTGAATCATTGAATTTTTCGCTTCTCAAAAACAAAGAAAAAGTTCAAAAAGGTAATTCAAAAGACATGATTTTCAGTATTGATGATATCATTGCTTTTGTTTCACAATATTTTACATTGAGAGTGGGTGATTTGATTTTTACAGGAACTCCGGAAGGTGTAGGAAAAGTATCTGAAAATGACGTTTTGGAAGCTTATCTCGAAGACGAAAAAATCTTGGATATAAGAATTATGTAA
- a CDS encoding universal stress protein, translated as MINIILPVDFGEKTDQLVDGAVKFAKEVNGKICLIHVAPTDIGFAIGDMGYQYFPEVEENEIREELVLLNKINQRILAQDVDCEHILKQGIAKDIILEYSDLKNASYIVMGSHGRSGIYDVFVGSLTKGLTKSSKIPVLVLPIHE; from the coding sequence ATGATAAACATTATTTTACCTGTAGATTTTGGAGAGAAAACAGATCAGCTTGTTGATGGCGCCGTAAAATTTGCCAAAGAAGTAAACGGAAAGATTTGCCTTATTCATGTTGCGCCAACAGATATTGGTTTTGCAATCGGAGATATGGGATACCAGTATTTTCCGGAAGTGGAAGAAAATGAAATCAGAGAAGAACTGGTTCTTTTAAATAAAATTAACCAAAGAATTCTCGCTCAGGATGTAGATTGCGAACATATTCTGAAACAAGGTATCGCAAAAGATATTATTCTGGAATATTCTGATCTTAAAAATGCGAGTTACATTGTAATGGGTTCTCACGGAAGAAGTGGTATTTACGATGTGTTTGTAGGAAGTTTAACCAAAGGATTAACGAAAAGCTCGAAAATTCCGGTGTTGGTTCTTCCAATTCATGAATAG
- a CDS encoding DUF6341 family protein — MTSFFLFLSDAFKWAFGFYDIFGNVLNWILFAVCCVLFTYWCYVLVVTLGGDKDKEYYSPTEGKHPYYDPAIYKKEG; from the coding sequence ATGACGTCTTTCTTTCTATTCTTAAGTGATGCATTCAAATGGGCATTTGGTTTCTACGATATTTTTGGAAACGTTTTAAACTGGATTTTGTTCGCAGTATGTTGCGTACTATTCACGTATTGGTGCTACGTTTTGGTGGTAACTCTTGGTGGAGACAAAGACAAAGAATATTATTCTCCTACAGAAGGGAAACACCCTTACTACGATCCTGCGATCTATAAAAAAGAAGGTTAA
- a CDS encoding DUF6427 family protein, whose product MFRLLSKESNIFSIPVYIGFLLLIVILFNILNFNTYEGIIAGITFVGIALGYFCFNAIDLNYHTHLPLFLYTFFIFGLYDGNIDLGIAVAILTNSFLLLLLTSTNEDVRKKSYVLVGSIVALNFIFLPTTWPMMIFVLIHLIVTSERVGLNIFRFLLGIIMIGLSYFSVMFFLQFNSWNTDYIPFGKMEMMTDYTDLFSLIPIALLLIYAIYDHFTHYNKKSPVSRYKYTFLLVFSLAQLISIVLYMNKNYEYLLLLAFPSTIILSRMMKFLPKYWMQETSVWLTIVSLIAFKAGTHFNLF is encoded by the coding sequence ATGTTTAGATTACTTTCAAAAGAAAGCAATATTTTTTCAATTCCTGTGTACATTGGTTTTCTGCTTCTAATAGTAATACTATTTAACATACTGAATTTCAATACTTACGAAGGAATTATTGCAGGAATTACTTTTGTAGGAATTGCATTGGGATATTTCTGTTTCAACGCCATTGATCTTAATTATCACACTCATTTACCATTATTCCTCTACACATTTTTTATTTTCGGACTTTACGATGGTAATATCGACCTCGGAATTGCAGTCGCCATTCTTACCAATTCTTTTCTTTTGCTGCTTTTAACGAGTACCAATGAAGATGTAAGAAAAAAATCATACGTTTTAGTTGGTTCTATTGTTGCGCTCAACTTTATATTTTTGCCAACAACATGGCCAATGATGATCTTTGTATTGATTCATTTGATTGTTACTTCAGAAAGAGTCGGTTTAAATATTTTCAGATTTCTGCTGGGAATTATCATGATTGGACTGAGTTATTTTTCGGTGATGTTTTTCCTTCAGTTCAATTCCTGGAATACCGATTACATTCCTTTCGGGAAAATGGAAATGATGACGGATTACACAGATTTATTTTCGCTGATTCCAATTGCTCTACTGCTGATCTACGCAATATATGACCACTTTACCCATTATAATAAGAAAAGCCCTGTAAGCCGATATAAATATACTTTTTTACTTGTTTTTTCTTTAGCTCAGCTTATAAGCATCGTTCTTTATATGAATAAGAACTACGAATATTTATTACTTCTGGCTTTTCCATCAACGATTATTTTAAGCCGTATGATGAAATTCTTACCTAAATACTGGATGCAGGAAACAAGTGTTTGGTTAACCATTGTAAGTTTAATTGCTTTTAAAGCAGGAACTCACTTTAATTTATTTTAA
- a CDS encoding DUF3109 family protein encodes MIQIDDKLISEDIFSEEFVCNLTKCKGACCVEGDVGAPLDKDELVILDNIYDKIKPYLTEAGIKALDEQGTWTTDPTDGMYVTPMIEDAECAYVTFDERGVTKCGIEKAYEDGAVDWQKPISCHLYPIRVTDYSTFSALNYHEWSVCSDACTLGKELQVPVYKFLKTPLTRKYGEDFYDTLSDVAEEWKKEYGK; translated from the coding sequence ATGATTCAAATAGACGATAAATTAATTTCTGAAGATATTTTTTCTGAAGAATTTGTTTGTAACCTTACCAAATGTAAAGGTGCATGTTGTGTAGAAGGTGATGTAGGCGCTCCTTTAGATAAAGACGAGCTTGTGATTTTAGATAATATTTATGATAAAATAAAGCCTTATCTTACAGAAGCCGGAATTAAAGCACTCGACGAGCAAGGAACATGGACAACCGATCCTACAGACGGAATGTATGTGACTCCGATGATTGAAGATGCAGAATGTGCTTATGTAACTTTTGATGAAAGAGGCGTTACAAAATGTGGCATCGAAAAAGCTTACGAAGATGGGGCTGTAGATTGGCAGAAACCGATTTCTTGTCACCTCTACCCGATCAGAGTTACCGACTATTCTACATTTTCAGCTTTAAATTATCATGAGTGGAGTGTTTGCAGCGACGCCTGTACTTTAGGAAAAGAACTTCAGGTTCCGGTTTATAAATTTCTTAAAACTCCGCTTACCAGAAAATATGGTGAAGATTTTTATGATACATTGAGCGATGTTGCTGAAGAGTGGAAGAAAGAGTATGGGAAATAG
- a CDS encoding M16 family metallopeptidase translates to MKKILSSVAAIVLMSSMAFAQNIPMDPSVRTGTLPNGMKYYIKKNTLPEKKVDFRLAINAGSILEDENQRGLAHFMEHMNFNGTKNFPDNKLVDFLQSIGVKFGQHLNAYTSFDETVYMLPVPLDKPGNLDSGLKVMEDWAFNATLTDEQINKERGVVLEELRLGLGADKRMSDKYLPKLLYNSQYANRLPIGKKEVLENFKPEVIRQFHKDWYRPDLMAIVVVGDINVDEVEKKIKTNFSKYKNPSKPRERKTFDLPNHKETLVAIETDPDATNSMVQFIMKDVDSYTPDVTVQQYNQSLVENLATQMLNNRLRELVNSNNPPFTFGSVYHGGTYARTKEAFQGFAMVKEGNQINALKVLLEETERAKRFGFTQSELDRAKSQIMSNMERSYNNRDKTESDMLVDEYVRNFLEQEPMPGIAWEYEDVKGFLPSVTLAQTNDIIKKMVKEDSRVIVITGPKKDNVTMPTEALVLKTFDDVKMADLKPYEEKATIKNLVKPFKSEGKIAKTESDAKLGTTTWTLSNGAKVTFKKTDFKDDEIVFSARSLGGNSLLNDADYNKTQFAYQALTEAGVSGASKADLTNYLAGKQVSVNPYISSTLEGISGRTNQKDLGTAMELVYAYFTSLNYSPEAFNAYKVKQSAMLDNLLSNPQFYFSSEHAKFTNQKNPRFIGIIPMEKDWAATDYKKAYDVYKEKFANAGNFHFYFVGNIDEAKFKNEVLQYIASLPTTGKATNFKDTGYRGITGDYTKVYKKGKDPKSMVQIVYSGEAPYNEKEALALSALGEVATIKVIEKLREDESGIYGGGARGYMGKVPYSSYSFSLSFPCGPENADKLTKSAIAELQKLIDKGPEQKDLDKYKEGEMNDYKTDIKDNNYWMNAISKNQLDGSDKYEILNYQEKVKALTVKDLQDVAKKYLSKNRIVATLMPEDGWENAPKKETSGAVKATVVK, encoded by the coding sequence ATGAAAAAAATTTTATCGTCAGTAGCGGCAATAGTTTTAATGTCGTCTATGGCTTTTGCGCAGAATATCCCGATGGATCCTTCTGTAAGAACCGGTACTCTTCCAAACGGAATGAAGTACTACATCAAAAAAAACACTTTACCTGAGAAAAAAGTAGATTTCAGATTGGCAATCAACGCCGGATCTATTCTTGAAGATGAAAACCAGAGAGGTCTTGCTCACTTTATGGAGCATATGAACTTCAACGGGACAAAAAACTTTCCAGACAACAAATTAGTAGACTTTCTACAGTCGATCGGAGTGAAGTTCGGTCAACACCTTAATGCTTACACAAGTTTTGATGAAACTGTTTATATGCTTCCCGTTCCTTTAGACAAACCGGGGAATTTGGATTCTGGTTTGAAAGTAATGGAAGATTGGGCTTTCAATGCGACATTAACCGATGAGCAAATCAACAAAGAAAGAGGAGTTGTTTTAGAAGAATTAAGATTAGGTTTAGGAGCAGACAAAAGAATGTCTGATAAATATTTACCAAAGCTTCTTTACAATTCTCAATATGCCAACCGACTTCCTATCGGTAAAAAAGAAGTTCTGGAAAACTTTAAGCCTGAAGTGATAAGACAGTTTCATAAAGACTGGTACCGACCGGATCTGATGGCAATTGTTGTAGTAGGAGACATTAATGTAGATGAGGTAGAAAAGAAAATTAAAACTAATTTCAGCAAATACAAAAATCCTTCTAAGCCGAGAGAAAGAAAAACTTTTGATCTTCCAAATCATAAAGAAACTTTAGTGGCAATAGAAACTGATCCGGATGCGACTAATTCTATGGTTCAGTTCATCATGAAGGATGTAGATTCTTATACACCGGATGTTACTGTTCAACAATACAATCAAAGTTTGGTTGAAAACTTAGCAACGCAAATGCTGAACAACAGATTAAGAGAATTGGTGAATTCTAATAATCCACCATTTACTTTTGGATCTGTTTATCACGGCGGAACGTATGCAAGAACTAAGGAAGCTTTCCAGGGATTTGCGATGGTAAAAGAAGGAAATCAAATTAATGCTTTAAAAGTACTTTTAGAAGAAACTGAAAGAGCAAAAAGATTTGGTTTCACACAAAGTGAATTAGACAGAGCAAAATCTCAGATCATGTCTAATATGGAAAGATCTTACAACAACCGCGACAAAACGGAAAGTGATATGTTGGTAGACGAATATGTAAGAAACTTCCTGGAGCAGGAACCAATGCCGGGAATTGCCTGGGAATATGAAGATGTAAAAGGCTTCTTACCATCTGTAACATTGGCTCAAACCAATGACATCATCAAAAAAATGGTAAAAGAAGATAGCAGAGTAATCGTAATTACAGGTCCTAAAAAGGATAATGTGACAATGCCTACAGAAGCTTTGGTTCTAAAAACTTTTGACGATGTAAAAATGGCTGATCTTAAACCTTACGAAGAAAAGGCTACCATTAAAAACTTAGTAAAACCATTCAAGTCTGAAGGTAAAATTGCTAAAACAGAATCTGATGCAAAATTAGGAACCACAACTTGGACGCTAAGCAACGGTGCAAAAGTTACCTTCAAAAAAACCGACTTTAAAGACGATGAGATCGTTTTCTCAGCAAGAAGTTTAGGCGGAAACTCATTATTGAATGATGCAGATTACAATAAAACTCAGTTCGCTTATCAGGCTTTAACCGAAGCTGGAGTAAGCGGTGCTTCAAAAGCAGATCTTACCAATTATTTGGCAGGAAAACAGGTGAGTGTAAATCCTTACATCAGCAGTACTTTGGAGGGGATTTCAGGAAGAACCAATCAGAAAGATTTAGGTACCGCAATGGAGCTTGTTTATGCTTATTTTACAAGTTTAAATTACAGTCCTGAAGCATTCAATGCTTACAAGGTAAAGCAGTCTGCAATGCTCGATAATTTGCTTTCAAATCCTCAGTTCTATTTTTCAAGTGAACATGCTAAGTTTACTAATCAGAAAAACCCGAGATTCATCGGAATTATTCCAATGGAAAAAGACTGGGCAGCGACAGATTACAAAAAAGCATATGATGTTTACAAAGAGAAATTTGCCAATGCAGGAAACTTCCACTTCTATTTTGTAGGAAATATTGATGAAGCTAAATTTAAAAATGAAGTTTTACAATATATCGCAAGTCTACCAACTACAGGAAAAGCTACCAATTTTAAAGACACAGGATATAGAGGAATCACCGGAGATTATACCAAAGTCTATAAAAAAGGTAAAGATCCGAAGAGCATGGTTCAGATTGTTTATTCAGGTGAAGCTCCTTATAACGAGAAAGAAGCTTTGGCACTTTCAGCATTAGGTGAAGTGGCAACCATCAAAGTTATTGAAAAACTAAGAGAAGACGAAAGCGGAATCTACGGTGGTGGAGCAAGAGGTTATATGGGAAAAGTTCCTTACAGCAGCTATAGCTTTAGCTTAAGTTTCCCTTGTGGACCTGAAAATGCAGATAAACTGACGAAAAGTGCAATTGCAGAACTTCAAAAACTAATTGATAAAGGTCCTGAACAAAAAGATCTTGATAAGTACAAAGAAGGGGAGATGAATGATTATAAAACAGACATCAAAGACAATAATTATTGGATGAATGCTATTTCTAAAAATCAATTAGACGGAAGCGATAAGTACGAAATCTTAAATTATCAGGAAAAAGTAAAAGCATTGACTGTAAAAGATTTGCAAGATGTTGCTAAAAAATATCTTTCAAAAAACAGAATTGTAGCTACTTTAATGCCTGAAGACGGTTGGGAAAATGCCCCTAAAAAGGAAACTTCTGGAGCAGTAAAAGCTACCGTAGTAAAATAA
- a CDS encoding T9SS type A sorting domain-containing protein yields MKKGLLLISYPFSDSFVIFNGKRSRNLSFYALLFVLMLSSNVKAQGSFITLPGLSGEDGAFLGPYSNVPRRFQMLIAHAPISLMTNKYISSISFRLQDSHTNSWPISDTTFGSYEIYLSKGVTPPNMQMNFAANITGNQTMVKSGSLTIPAGSVPGGNSSNPYAYTFIFDTPYLYTGGNLVIEIRHTGSNSSTSVPSKAIYTNSTAYGTYLSACWELNTGITVANFSYIKINAVESLGVKSVTIDNGTSVYPNPVKDILYVKSPEEIDEFHVFDLAGRKVFSQKNSSKLSQLNVSSLSKGNYILQLIHKDGNSTSTKFIKD; encoded by the coding sequence ATGAAAAAAGGTCTACTCCTTATTAGTTATCCGTTCTCAGATTCATTTGTTATTTTTAACGGAAAAAGAAGCAGAAACTTGAGTTTCTATGCATTGTTGTTCGTATTAATGTTGTCTTCAAACGTTAAAGCGCAGGGCAGTTTTATCACTTTGCCCGGTCTTAGTGGTGAAGATGGGGCTTTTCTGGGACCCTATTCAAATGTTCCAAGAAGATTTCAGATGCTTATTGCTCATGCTCCAATTTCTTTAATGACCAACAAATATATTAGCTCGATTTCGTTCAGGCTTCAGGATTCTCATACGAATTCCTGGCCGATTTCTGATACTACATTTGGCAGCTATGAGATTTATCTCAGCAAAGGAGTGACTCCTCCCAATATGCAAATGAACTTTGCAGCCAATATTACCGGGAATCAGACTATGGTGAAATCGGGCAGTCTTACGATCCCTGCAGGCTCTGTTCCTGGCGGAAACAGCAGCAATCCTTACGCTTATACCTTCATATTCGATACCCCTTATCTTTATACGGGCGGAAATCTTGTTATAGAAATACGCCATACAGGGAGTAATAGTTCTACTTCGGTTCCTTCAAAGGCTATTTATACCAATTCCACAGCTTATGGAACCTATTTGTCTGCATGTTGGGAGCTGAATACTGGCATCACAGTGGCTAATTTTTCTTATATCAAAATAAATGCAGTAGAAAGCTTGGGTGTAAAATCTGTGACGATTGATAATGGTACGTCAGTTTATCCCAACCCTGTAAAAGATATTCTTTATGTAAAATCTCCTGAAGAAATTGATGAGTTTCATGTATTCGATCTTGCAGGTCGTAAAGTTTTTTCACAGAAAAACAGCTCAAAGCTATCGCAACTTAATGTGTCATCGCTGTCAAAGGGAAATTATATTTTACAACTAATCCATAAAGATGGAAACTCAACCTCTACAAAATTTATTAAAGATTAA
- a CDS encoding trigger factor, with the protein MKVTAKNHDDVSALLTVTLEKSDYKEKVEKQLINYAKNAQVPGFRKGKVPLSMVRKQYEAGIAFEEINKQVSDALNNYINENKLRLVGQPVPQPVNDFNHNAEKLEVAFEVGYEPEFTIDLAKYEAPHYKVSASDKEINKSIENMQKRFAEQVPQDKITKDSYINFEITQVVEEDAEGEHNHAPKIATITAENKAAFKLLKGLKMDESVKVSKETLAADEDLAKELGFSKEEVEHLHHAEVEVKVKDFYSLNLAELNQELFDKVYGEGNIKTEEELKEKVKTELDEYFQQNADVHFVNKVLEQVSEKEEVKLPESFLTKWLIFSNQNIQSEEQAQAILEAEKTQLKYQIIEGKLMSDNDIQLDYADVLAQAEQLVKNQLAIYGIHHLGDEEIQKYAAEMLKDQEQVRQISSEVAMAKLKDVILEKATKKETEISHDEFLEELKK; encoded by the coding sequence ATGAAGGTTACCGCAAAAAACCATGATGATGTAAGTGCATTGCTTACAGTAACATTGGAGAAATCTGACTACAAAGAAAAAGTAGAAAAGCAATTGATTAATTATGCTAAAAACGCACAGGTTCCTGGTTTCAGAAAAGGGAAAGTGCCTTTGAGTATGGTTAGAAAGCAATATGAAGCAGGGATTGCATTCGAAGAAATCAACAAACAAGTTTCTGATGCTTTAAATAACTATATCAACGAAAACAAACTAAGATTAGTTGGTCAGCCGGTTCCACAACCTGTAAATGATTTCAATCATAATGCAGAGAAGTTGGAAGTAGCTTTCGAAGTAGGTTACGAGCCTGAGTTTACGATTGACTTGGCTAAATATGAAGCTCCTCACTACAAAGTTTCGGCTTCAGATAAAGAAATCAACAAGAGCATCGAAAATATGCAGAAGCGTTTTGCTGAGCAGGTTCCTCAAGATAAGATCACTAAAGATTCTTACATCAACTTCGAGATTACTCAGGTTGTAGAAGAAGATGCAGAAGGAGAGCACAATCATGCACCAAAAATCGCTACCATTACAGCTGAAAACAAAGCAGCTTTCAAATTGCTTAAAGGTTTGAAAATGGATGAGTCTGTAAAAGTTTCTAAAGAAACTCTTGCTGCTGACGAAGATTTAGCTAAAGAATTAGGTTTCTCTAAAGAAGAAGTTGAGCATTTACACCACGCTGAAGTTGAAGTTAAAGTAAAAGATTTCTATAGCTTAAACTTGGCAGAACTTAATCAGGAATTATTCGATAAAGTTTACGGTGAAGGAAACATCAAAACTGAAGAAGAGCTTAAAGAAAAAGTAAAAACTGAATTAGACGAGTACTTCCAGCAGAATGCAGACGTACACTTTGTAAACAAAGTGTTGGAGCAAGTTTCTGAAAAAGAAGAAGTAAAACTTCCTGAGTCTTTCTTGACGAAGTGGTTGATCTTCTCTAACCAGAACATTCAGTCTGAAGAGCAGGCGCAAGCAATTCTTGAAGCTGAGAAAACTCAATTGAAATATCAGATCATCGAAGGTAAATTGATGTCTGATAACGATATTCAATTAGATTATGCTGATGTTTTGGCTCAGGCTGAACAATTAGTGAAAAATCAATTGGCAATCTACGGAATTCACCACTTAGGTGACGAAGAAATTCAAAAATATGCTGCTGAAATGTTGAAAGACCAAGAGCAGGTAAGACAAATTTCTTCTGAAGTAGCAATGGCTAAGTTGAAAGACGTTATCCTTGAAAAAGCAACGAAAAAGGAAACTGAAATCTCTCACGACGAGTTTTTAGAAGAACTTAAAAAATAA